The Methanohalophilus portucalensis genome window below encodes:
- a CDS encoding 30S ribosomal protein S13: protein MADEEIRHLVRIMNTDLQGKQKVLYALTGIKGIGRRTARLIAESAEVDPSETIGYLSDEGIARLNEAIETFENHLPVWMLNRQKDLLTGENKHLLGQDIDLTIREDLNDLKKIRAYRGIRHERGLKVRGQRTKSAGRGGSTIGVSKTR, encoded by the coding sequence ATGGCAGACGAAGAAATAAGACATCTTGTACGTATAATGAACACTGACTTGCAGGGTAAGCAGAAGGTCCTTTATGCACTCACCGGTATCAAGGGGATTGGCAGAAGGACTGCAAGACTCATTGCAGAAAGTGCAGAAGTAGATCCATCAGAAACCATTGGTTATCTTTCTGATGAGGGTATTGCCAGGCTTAATGAAGCTATAGAGACATTTGAAAACCATCTTCCTGTGTGGATGCTTAATAGGCAAAAGGATTTGTTGACAGGTGAAAATAAACACCTTCTTGGACAGGATATTGACCTGACTATAAGGGAAGATTTGAACGATCTTAAAAAGATTCGTGCCTATCGTGGTATACGCCATGAAAGAGGTTTGAAGGTACGTGGACAGAGAACCAAATCCGCAGGACGCGGTGGGTCCACAATAGGTGTCAGCAAAACAAGATGA
- a CDS encoding 30S ribosomal protein S4: MVYPGKKRKSYDTPKHPWQASRMANEVDLIKKYGLRNKKELWKAQSILRRYRADARRLLADSAEAELTGHAKTEADQILSKLIRYSMIKGDAEIDDILALNTEAILERRLQTLVHRLGLARTPKQARQFITHGHIAIGGKKLTVPGMLVSKQDEMMIDYYGTSPMTTESHPERPAQIASSLVEE; this comes from the coding sequence ATGGTTTATCCCGGAAAGAAAAGAAAAAGTTATGACACCCCGAAGCACCCCTGGCAAGCTTCCCGTATGGCAAATGAGGTTGACCTGATTAAAAAATACGGCCTCAGAAATAAAAAAGAACTCTGGAAAGCACAAAGTATTCTCAGACGTTACAGGGCAGATGCCCGTAGATTACTTGCTGATTCTGCAGAAGCTGAACTTACCGGTCACGCAAAGACTGAAGCAGACCAGATTCTATCCAAATTGATTCGTTATTCCATGATAAAAGGCGATGCCGAGATCGATGACATTCTGGCATTAAATACAGAAGCTATACTCGAAAGAAGGCTTCAGACCCTTGTCCACAGACTTGGTTTAGCCAGAACTCCCAAGCAGGCAAGACAGTTTATTACCCATGGTCATATTGCAATTGGTGGTAAGAAGTTGACAGTCCCTGGTATGCTGGTGTCAAAACAGGATGAGATGATGATAGATTACTATGGAACATCACCTATGACTACCGAGTCACACCCGGAGAGACCCGCTCAGATTGCATCTTCCCTTGTGGAGGAATGA
- a CDS encoding 30S ribosomal protein S11: MANGIWAVAHIKCSFNNTIITVTDITGAETIAKSSGGMVVKAARDESSPYTAMQMAGQLADTLRDKGVEGVHIRVRAPGGNKQRSPGPGAQAAIRAFARAGIRIGRIEDVTPVPHDGTRPIGGRRV, encoded by the coding sequence ATGGCAAATGGAATATGGGCTGTTGCTCACATCAAATGTTCATTTAACAATACTATAATCACAGTTACCGATATAACCGGTGCTGAAACAATAGCGAAATCATCCGGTGGGATGGTAGTCAAAGCTGCAAGGGATGAGAGTTCTCCTTATACTGCTATGCAGATGGCCGGCCAGCTTGCTGATACTCTCAGGGATAAAGGTGTCGAAGGTGTACACATTCGTGTCCGTGCTCCCGGTGGTAACAAGCAGAGAAGTCCCGGTCCAGGTGCACAGGCAGCCATTAGGGCTTTCGCACGTGCAGGTATCAGGATTGGACGTATTGAGGATGTAACTCCTGTGCCACATGACGGTACCCGTCCAATAGGCGGCAGGCGCGTCTAA
- a CDS encoding DNA-directed RNA polymerase subunit D: protein MDIDILELSDRSARFILSDVDAAFANGLRRAMLADVPTLAIDEVNIYNNTSVLYDEQVALRLALVPLVTSFDEFTPHEECSCEDGCPACTVSLTLSVEAPMDEENTVYSGDLVSADPKVKAADSNIPVVKLKGGQELFLEAIARMGYGHDHAKWQAGVACGYKNVPVITIEGCDLCEKCVEACPRDILALGEESAEVVNDRLLNCSLCKQCVEVCGIDAISVRENDTSFIFTLESDGSYSAEELIINAVNTIRTKASTLDDILGEL, encoded by the coding sequence ATGGATATCGATATACTTGAGCTGTCTGATAGATCTGCCAGATTTATTTTGTCAGATGTGGATGCAGCTTTTGCGAACGGATTGAGGCGGGCTATGCTTGCCGATGTCCCCACTCTCGCAATCGATGAAGTCAATATTTACAACAATACTTCAGTCCTTTATGATGAACAGGTAGCTTTGAGACTGGCTCTGGTACCTCTTGTGACAAGCTTCGATGAGTTTACTCCTCATGAAGAGTGTTCCTGTGAAGATGGGTGTCCGGCATGTACGGTTTCTCTCACGTTGAGTGTGGAAGCACCAATGGATGAGGAAAATACTGTTTATTCAGGGGACCTTGTATCCGCAGATCCCAAAGTAAAAGCTGCTGATTCTAATATCCCTGTTGTTAAGCTTAAAGGCGGGCAGGAACTTTTCCTTGAAGCGATTGCAAGGATGGGTTACGGTCACGACCACGCTAAATGGCAGGCAGGAGTTGCCTGTGGTTACAAAAATGTGCCAGTGATCACAATTGAAGGCTGTGACCTCTGCGAAAAGTGCGTTGAGGCATGTCCTCGCGATATATTGGCCCTTGGTGAGGAATCTGCAGAAGTTGTGAATGATAGACTATTGAATTGCTCTCTCTGCAAGCAGTGTGTAGAAGTCTGTGGAATTGATGCAATCTCGGTTCGTGAGAATGATACATCTTTTATTTTCACTCTTGAATCCGATGGTTCATATAGTGCAGAAGAGTTAATTATAAATGCAGTTAATACTATCAGGACGAAAGCTTCAACCCTTGATGACATCCTGGGTGAATTGTAA
- a CDS encoding DNA-methyltransferase — MKPVEIYGNVFYNEDCITGAATHIPNGSVDLIITDPPYGIKGDKLHQHYNRNEKFVVDGYVEIPEDKYADFSLAWIKEAERILKPGGSIYIVSGYTNLYHILHALYQTNLEEINHIIWKYNFGVYTKAKYVSSHYHILYYEKPGKRRTFNLESRYGTCEKTEDGRSLNYRDREDVWVINREYKPGKIKNKNELPYNLLKKIIQYSSNEGDLVCDMFLGGFSTATVAIGLNRRCIGFEISETMFRTKTREISQSNIIKPGFMIPELRNPVIKNLENQGNPWTPQEEDYLCTRYRELRQCGKNKKDTIEIIGEELGRGRWSIEKAIKKTSKKNENR; from the coding sequence ATGAAGCCCGTTGAAATTTATGGGAATGTATTTTACAATGAGGATTGCATTACAGGAGCTGCAACTCATATCCCCAACGGGTCGGTAGATCTGATTATTACCGATCCTCCATATGGGATAAAAGGGGACAAATTACATCAGCATTACAATAGGAATGAAAAATTTGTAGTTGATGGATATGTAGAAATCCCGGAAGATAAATATGCAGATTTCAGCCTGGCCTGGATTAAAGAAGCAGAAAGAATTCTCAAACCTGGTGGCTCCATCTACATTGTTTCGGGATACACAAATCTTTACCATATCCTCCATGCCCTGTACCAGACAAATCTGGAAGAGATCAATCACATAATATGGAAATACAATTTTGGTGTTTACACAAAAGCAAAATACGTATCCTCCCATTATCATATTTTATACTACGAAAAACCCGGCAAAAGGCGCACATTTAATCTTGAATCAAGGTACGGAACCTGTGAAAAAACAGAAGATGGCAGATCGCTGAATTACAGGGATAGGGAAGATGTCTGGGTAATTAACAGGGAGTACAAACCCGGTAAAATTAAAAATAAAAATGAATTGCCCTACAATCTTCTGAAAAAAATTATCCAATACAGTAGTAATGAAGGTGATCTTGTTTGTGACATGTTCCTGGGCGGATTTTCAACTGCAACCGTTGCAATTGGCCTGAATAGACGCTGCATTGGTTTTGAAATATCAGAAACGATGTTTAGAACAAAAACCCGGGAAATTAGCCAGAGCAATATAATCAAACCGGGATTTATGATCCCGGAATTACGCAATCCTGTCATCAAAAATCTGGAAAACCAGGGAAACCCCTGGACCCCTCAGGAAGAAGATTACCTGTGTACAAGATACAGGGAATTGCGCCAATGCGGAAAAAACAAAAAAGATACTATAGAGATAATAGGGGAGGAATTGGGCAGGGGGAGATGGAGTATAGAGAAAGCAATTAAGAAAACGAGCAAAAAGAATGAAAACAGGTAA
- the uppS gene encoding polyprenyl diphosphate synthase, which yields MMWRILPKLLYKGYEFILEKNIRNSKLPQHIAIIMDGNRRYAKRIGKFTSYGHTRGADITEKVIEWSYESGIKELTIYAFSTENFNRKKDEKKSILKLIGTRLEEMCVDERTHKRRLKVRVIGDRTLLPGDLLQSIDKVEMATKDYDRLKLNIAIAYGGRQDIIQAIREVARKVKTGDIEKGEITEKTISRHLYPEENSAVSNVDLIIRTGGNERVSNFLPWQACGNECAAYFCAPYWPDFRKIDFLRSIRTYQQRQEERSRTLSNRTLHFIHNIERKLDVRDIDSQPKKLPEKNS from the coding sequence ATGATGTGGCGGATATTACCGAAATTATTGTATAAAGGATATGAATTTATTCTGGAAAAAAATATCCGCAATTCTAAATTACCGCAGCATATAGCTATTATAATGGATGGAAACCGCAGATACGCCAAAAGAATTGGTAAATTCACCTCATACGGCCATACCCGGGGAGCCGATATTACTGAAAAAGTCATTGAATGGTCCTATGAAAGCGGCATCAAGGAATTGACAATATATGCTTTTTCTACTGAGAATTTCAACAGGAAAAAAGATGAGAAGAAAAGCATACTAAAACTTATAGGAACCAGACTTGAAGAGATGTGTGTTGATGAAAGGACACATAAAAGACGCCTAAAAGTACGTGTAATTGGAGACAGAACCTTGTTACCCGGGGACCTTTTGCAGAGTATTGATAAAGTTGAGATGGCAACAAAGGACTATGACAGGCTAAAACTTAACATTGCAATTGCTTATGGCGGAAGACAGGATATCATACAGGCAATACGTGAAGTTGCCAGGAAGGTAAAAACAGGGGATATCGAAAAGGGTGAAATAACTGAAAAAACCATATCAAGACACCTATATCCAGAAGAAAATTCGGCCGTATCAAACGTTGATCTCATAATCCGTACAGGAGGAAATGAAAGGGTTTCGAATTTCCTTCCCTGGCAAGCATGTGGAAATGAATGTGCAGCCTATTTCTGCGCCCCCTACTGGCCGGATTTCAGGAAAATCGATTTCCTTCGTTCCATCCGTACATACCAGCAGAGACAGGAAGAAAGAAGCAGGACACTTTCCAACAGGACACTGCATTTTATCCATAATATAGAGAGAAAACTGGATGTAAGAGATATTGATTCTCAACCAAAAAAATTACCTGAAAAAAATAGCTAA
- a CDS encoding DUF2551 domain-containing protein: MFVLETIENRVRSRLIKYLGRDDTGIRKVVLKLFLDGGKYTTNDIYKFLHEKDFDISYRGVSAMVGLMNTRLGILSIDVTGDHNIYLLKNDYRDIVRSVLDNY; encoded by the coding sequence GTGTTCGTGCTGGAAACCATAGAAAACCGGGTAAGATCAAGGCTGATAAAATATCTTGGCCGGGATGACACAGGGATACGCAAAGTGGTACTTAAGCTGTTCCTTGACGGCGGAAAATATACCACCAATGATATCTATAAATTCCTTCACGAAAAGGATTTTGATATCAGTTACAGGGGAGTTTCAGCTATGGTTGGGCTCATGAACACACGCCTGGGAATCCTGAGTATTGATGTAACCGGCGATCACAACATCTATTTATTAAAAAATGATTACAGGGATATCGTACGTTCAGTACTTGACAATTATTAA
- a CDS encoding radical SAM protein codes for MANIQQAEAGSFYSYLSTGCKMCRDGAKMVLYVTGLCGKNCFYCPLSEERKSDAAYANERKVQCDDEVIEESMRMQALGTGITGGEPLLEIGRVLHYIHLLKSTFGQKYHIHLYTALPVDEKTINNLVEAGLDEIRFHPPLQEWEYIEKSKFKTAILNCKQAGLETGIEVPAIEGIGKFADLCDNVDCYINFNELEFTDTNYGELHRRGYRLKDDISNAVAGSRDSALKVMKLFKRGHFCSSAYKDAIQLRKRLIRIAENTSRPFDEITDDGTIIFGIIHTKNTTKIRDQLQEFEVPEEMYELKVNNIEIASWILEDIADEIRDISDKIEIIEKYPTSDGLIVESMPV; via the coding sequence ATGGCAAATATCCAGCAAGCAGAAGCAGGCTCTTTTTACAGTTATCTTTCAACCGGTTGCAAAATGTGCCGTGATGGTGCAAAAATGGTGTTATACGTAACCGGCCTTTGTGGTAAGAATTGTTTCTATTGCCCGCTATCAGAAGAGAGAAAAAGCGATGCCGCATATGCCAATGAAAGGAAAGTGCAATGCGACGATGAAGTAATAGAAGAAAGCATGCGTATGCAGGCCCTGGGAACAGGAATTACGGGTGGTGAACCACTCCTTGAAATTGGAAGGGTCCTGCATTACATCCATCTACTGAAAAGCACATTCGGACAAAAGTACCATATTCATCTCTATACTGCCTTACCCGTAGATGAAAAAACAATAAATAATCTTGTTGAAGCAGGACTGGACGAGATACGTTTTCACCCTCCCCTGCAGGAATGGGAATATATTGAAAAAAGTAAATTTAAAACGGCAATCCTCAATTGTAAACAAGCAGGACTGGAAACAGGAATCGAAGTGCCTGCCATAGAAGGTATTGGAAAGTTTGCTGATTTGTGTGATAACGTTGACTGTTACATAAATTTCAATGAACTGGAATTTACAGATACAAATTACGGGGAATTGCATCGCAGAGGGTACCGGTTAAAGGACGATATTTCAAATGCTGTAGCGGGTTCACGAGATAGTGCATTAAAAGTCATGAAACTTTTTAAAAGGGGCCATTTCTGTTCATCTGCGTATAAAGACGCTATACAGCTAAGGAAACGTCTTATCAGGATTGCAGAAAATACTTCTCGCCCATTTGACGAAATAACCGATGATGGAACTATCATATTTGGAATAATACATACTAAAAATACTACTAAAATACGTGATCAATTGCAGGAATTTGAAGTTCCTGAAGAAATGTATGAACTAAAGGTAAATAATATTGAAATCGCATCATGGATACTTGAAGATATTGCAGATGAGATTCGGGACATTAGTGATAAAATTGAAATTATTGAAAAGTACCCTACCTCAGATGGCCTTATTGTTGAAAGCATGCCTGTTTAA
- a CDS encoding 4Fe-4S binding protein, translating to MVCGSHVAVIGCKGCRKCISICIENAIFYSAGRVQIDIQKCNACGQCVSHCPNKALLLMD from the coding sequence ATGGTTTGTGGGTCACATGTAGCCGTAATCGGATGTAAAGGCTGTAGAAAATGCATATCTATTTGCATTGAGAATGCAATTTTTTATAGTGCCGGCCGCGTTCAAATAGACATACAAAAGTGCAATGCTTGTGGTCAATGCGTTTCTCATTGCCCGAATAAGGCTCTTTTGTTGATGGATTAA
- the tsaA gene encoding tRNA (N6-threonylcarbamoyladenosine(37)-N6)-methyltransferase TrmO, which translates to MNNTCYPEPVGYVKSTFKEPVFDEKMYSSISFIEIYPDFAEALDGVDEFTKIQILFQFDKSQGYKLKQKRRTDGKLVGLFATRSPHRPNGIGITTVNLLSVDGLTLEVEGLDAIDGTPVLDIKPYTSKFD; encoded by the coding sequence ATGAACAATACATGTTATCCGGAACCGGTTGGTTATGTTAAAAGTACCTTTAAGGAACCTGTATTTGATGAAAAAATGTATTCATCAATTTCTTTTATTGAAATCTATCCTGATTTTGCAGAAGCCCTGGATGGAGTTGATGAATTTACGAAAATCCAGATATTGTTTCAGTTTGACAAAAGTCAGGGTTATAAGTTAAAGCAAAAGCGTCGAACAGATGGTAAATTGGTGGGACTATTTGCCACCCGAAGCCCTCATCGTCCAAATGGTATAGGTATAACAACGGTAAACCTGCTTTCAGTCGATGGATTAACCCTGGAAGTAGAAGGTCTTGATGCTATAGATGGTACCCCTGTACTTGATATTAAACCATATACCAGCAAATTTGACTGA
- a CDS encoding DUF1699 family protein — protein MRIRMLNSKYEIETLKEDEEVVHLSFRPSNTDIMQIITRCKGLKALQLPSSYRKTLSDVAIKFLEMEDVELLEGDLKSTGISMYKEIDSEE, from the coding sequence ATGAGAATAAGGATGTTGAATTCCAAATATGAGATTGAAACGCTTAAAGAAGATGAAGAAGTTGTACATCTTTCTTTCAGGCCGAGCAATACGGATATTATGCAGATTATCACCAGGTGTAAGGGCTTAAAGGCTTTGCAATTGCCTTCATCCTACAGGAAAACATTGTCTGATGTGGCAATTAAATTCCTTGAAATGGAAGATGTTGAGTTACTTGAAGGCGATCTGAAAAGTACTGGTATTTCAATGTATAAAGAAATAGATTCTGAAGAGTGA
- a CDS encoding N-acetyltransferase has product MIRKAVIEDVTPMKDLINSYAKKEIMLPRSVGELYENIRNFYVYEENGEVVGCCALQVVWEDLAEILSFAVKPECTGMGIGSMLLDASIEEGKNIGVKRAFTLTYVPEFFERQGFSKVEKASLPHKVWVGCIKCPKFPDCNEIALLRYL; this is encoded by the coding sequence ATAATTCGTAAGGCTGTAATTGAGGATGTAACTCCCATGAAAGACCTCATAAACAGCTATGCGAAAAAAGAGATTATGTTACCCCGCTCTGTGGGGGAACTGTATGAAAACATAAGGAACTTTTATGTTTATGAGGAAAATGGTGAAGTGGTTGGTTGCTGTGCTCTTCAGGTTGTATGGGAAGATCTGGCCGAAATCCTGTCTTTTGCTGTTAAACCCGAATGCACTGGAATGGGCATTGGGTCGATGCTACTTGATGCCAGTATCGAAGAGGGCAAAAACATCGGGGTTAAAAGAGCATTTACCCTTACTTACGTGCCAGAATTTTTTGAAAGACAGGGTTTTTCAAAAGTTGAAAAAGCATCATTGCCGCATAAGGTATGGGTGGGTTGCATAAAATGTCCCAAATTCCCGGATTGCAATGAAATTGCTTTGCTCAGGTATTTGTAA
- a CDS encoding DNA polymerase subunit beta, which yields MIRTRLRDFVRTDEDCFFSVVDYFHPDGVRGILRYAPDEKGDRFANGIKYRKYDFADSFGYMRKHHPDWIADVHIIPQERISEILSPVDRLPEVVDLDDRIKTIVRVLSDAGIPMNKQGVTGSILPGLQNDMSDIDFVVYGPDWFKARDAINRAKLSGFRIEAIDENMWQRIYRKRSPEISYDEFLLHELRKGNRGMVNGTYFDLLFTRDWDQIHHPLERGLDTEHIKIEANVTDATFAFDNPALYEIDHEEIDHILSYTHTYSGQALAGERIEARGVVEDMGHKKRLVVGTSREPRGEWMRSLTLLEKEGLL from the coding sequence ATGATTAGGACCAGATTGAGGGATTTTGTACGCACAGATGAAGACTGTTTTTTTTCGGTAGTCGATTATTTCCACCCCGACGGTGTAAGGGGAATACTAAGGTATGCTCCTGATGAGAAGGGGGACCGTTTTGCAAATGGGATCAAGTACAGGAAATACGATTTCGCCGATTCTTTCGGTTACATGCGCAAGCATCACCCGGATTGGATAGCTGATGTACATATAATTCCACAGGAACGGATTTCAGAAATTCTCAGCCCTGTAGATCGGCTGCCTGAAGTAGTTGACTTGGATGACCGAATCAAAACAATAGTCAGGGTTCTTTCTGACGCCGGTATACCTATGAACAAACAGGGTGTTACCGGTTCAATTCTTCCTGGTTTACAAAATGACATGTCTGATATTGATTTTGTGGTTTACGGGCCGGACTGGTTTAAGGCACGTGACGCCATAAACAGGGCAAAACTATCCGGTTTTCGAATTGAGGCAATCGATGAGAATATGTGGCAACGTATTTACAGGAAACGCTCCCCTGAAATTTCATATGATGAGTTTCTTCTGCATGAATTGAGAAAAGGAAATCGTGGAATGGTAAATGGTACCTATTTTGATCTCCTCTTTACAAGAGATTGGGATCAGATACATCACCCTCTGGAAAGGGGGCTAGATACCGAGCATATAAAAATAGAGGCTAATGTTACAGATGCGACATTTGCTTTTGATAATCCTGCATTGTATGAAATAGATCATGAGGAGATCGATCATATCCTTTCATATACTCACACCTATTCGGGTCAGGCATTAGCAGGAGAAAGAATAGAGGCAAGGGGAGTAGTTGAGGATATGGGGCATAAAAAAAGGCTTGTAGTAGGTACTTCAAGGGAGCCACGGGGTGAATGGATGCGCTCCCTTACGTTGCTTGAGAAAGAAGGTTTATTGTAA
- a CDS encoding DUF2098 domain-containing protein: MEHVETSDIDGHPLEKGMVVRYLNTGTLGEIVDIKEDDEGTWALMNTTDLYYRVDTLKVSGEKVGKRGEKEYSASDVKDYLLSQEEETSSGNLENVYQSTGGG; this comes from the coding sequence ATGGAACATGTAGAAACATCTGACATCGATGGACATCCCCTTGAAAAAGGCATGGTGGTGAGATATCTCAATACAGGAACCCTAGGAGAAATCGTCGATATAAAGGAAGATGATGAAGGCACATGGGCCCTGATGAATACCACAGACCTTTACTACAGGGTCGATACCTTGAAAGTATCAGGCGAAAAAGTAGGAAAAAGGGGAGAAAAAGAATACAGTGCAAGCGATGTAAAAGATTACCTGCTCAGCCAGGAGGAGGAAACTTCTTCAGGAAATCTGGAGAATGTATATCAGTCCACTGGGGGGGGCTGA
- the mptA gene encoding GTP cyclohydrolase MptA — protein sequence MKLPVLDLPDVQANKPKVPINLTRVGVTDVKKLVEIKRKDKRPIVLISTFDIFVDLPSDRKGANLSRNFEAIDEVLEKAVNMPVYEIEQLCGDVAQNLLTRHEYATQAEVIMKSEYVIKREAPVNKMQCQEVVDIFAESIAIRDEENNIEVKKLIGSEVVGMTACPCAQEIMRDKAMKELTELGVDEKTVSLFLKRMPMPTHNQRGRGIISIQTNCDVEVSLEEIIKIIETSMSTSVFELLKRQDEAFVVETAHRNPKFVEDCVRTMAQKVVEKFPHLPNDAVVTIKQINEESIHRHNAFAERVADFSDLKDEIANS from the coding sequence ATGAAACTCCCAGTATTAGACTTACCAGATGTCCAGGCAAATAAACCAAAAGTACCGATTAACCTCACCAGAGTCGGTGTAACCGACGTGAAAAAACTGGTGGAGATAAAGAGAAAAGATAAAAGACCAATCGTCCTTATATCTACTTTTGATATTTTTGTTGATCTGCCCTCTGACAGAAAGGGGGCAAACCTTTCACGTAATTTTGAAGCTATAGACGAGGTTCTCGAAAAGGCAGTCAATATGCCTGTTTATGAGATAGAACAACTTTGTGGCGATGTTGCACAGAACCTACTCACAAGACATGAATATGCCACTCAGGCAGAAGTGATAATGAAAAGTGAGTATGTGATCAAACGTGAAGCACCGGTGAACAAAATGCAATGTCAGGAAGTTGTCGATATATTCGCAGAATCCATTGCAATCCGTGATGAAGAAAACAACATAGAAGTCAAGAAACTTATTGGTTCCGAAGTTGTAGGGATGACCGCATGCCCCTGTGCACAGGAGATTATGCGGGATAAGGCCATGAAAGAACTTACAGAACTTGGAGTGGATGAGAAGACCGTCTCCCTTTTCCTCAAAAGGATGCCAATGCCTACCCACAATCAGCGTGGCAGAGGTATAATTTCGATCCAGACAAATTGTGATGTCGAAGTGTCCTTGGAAGAAATAATAAAGATTATCGAAACATCCATGAGTACAAGTGTCTTCGAATTATTGAAGCGCCAGGACGAAGCTTTTGTGGTAGAAACCGCTCACAGAAATCCAAAATTCGTCGAAGACTGTGTGAGAACAATGGCACAGAAAGTTGTAGAAAAGTTCCCCCACCTGCCCAATGATGCTGTCGTAACTATAAAGCAGATAAATGAGGAAAGCATACACAGGCATAATGCATTTGCAGAAAGGGTTGCGGATTTCAGTGATCTCAAAGATGAGATTGCAAATAGTTAA
- a CDS encoding non-histone chromosomal MC1 family protein gives MSKSEPRNFVLRDEKGNEHGVFTGKQPRQAALKVANRGKGTKKNPDKIMLRERGTKKVHVFYGWKQEVDAPKNKPDWMPDKINKPFVRKEKPGIIKLEQV, from the coding sequence ATGTCTAAGTCAGAACCGAGAAATTTTGTATTAAGGGATGAGAAAGGAAACGAACATGGGGTCTTTACAGGAAAGCAACCAAGGCAGGCAGCTCTTAAAGTTGCAAACCGTGGTAAAGGCACCAAGAAAAACCCTGATAAAATCATGCTCCGTGAAAGGGGAACTAAGAAAGTCCATGTTTTCTATGGTTGGAAACAGGAAGTTGATGCTCCCAAGAACAAACCAGACTGGATGCCTGACAAAATCAACAAGCCTTTTGTAAGAAAAGAAAAACCAGGCATAATCAAACTTGAGCAAGTCTGA
- the argB gene encoding acetylglutamate kinase encodes MSEGHYKKENILIEALPYIREFYDSFMVIKVGGHAMVDPEIMSAIVEDIVLLRFVGIHPVIVHGGGPEITEKMEQMGKKPEFVGGLRITDDETVEIARMVLVGSINTKIVSLIGQHGAKGVGLSGKDGKMIMARKKPAQKIMIKDIEHSVDLGWVGETEIINPELIHIVTEQGYIPVISPIAVDNEGNALNINADTVAGDIAKSLQAKKLILMTDVAGLMRDPSDTTTRISRVLAPQVDDMIDEGIIGGGMIPKMRSASTSVENGVERVHIINGSVPHSILLELFTDGGIGTMVF; translated from the coding sequence ATGTCAGAAGGCCACTATAAGAAGGAAAATATATTGATTGAAGCCCTCCCCTATATTCGTGAATTTTATGACTCTTTTATGGTGATAAAGGTTGGAGGGCACGCAATGGTAGATCCCGAAATAATGAGTGCAATTGTTGAGGACATTGTGCTTCTCAGATTCGTGGGAATACATCCGGTCATCGTACATGGCGGCGGACCTGAAATTACTGAAAAAATGGAGCAGATGGGCAAGAAACCCGAATTTGTAGGCGGCTTGCGTATTACCGATGACGAGACTGTGGAAATTGCCCGTATGGTACTTGTAGGCAGCATCAATACGAAAATTGTGTCCCTGATTGGTCAGCACGGTGCCAAAGGTGTGGGTCTTTCCGGTAAAGACGGCAAAATGATAATGGCACGCAAAAAACCTGCCCAGAAGATCATGATAAAGGATATTGAGCACAGTGTGGACCTGGGATGGGTTGGAGAGACCGAGATAATCAATCCGGAATTGATCCATATAGTTACAGAACAGGGCTACATACCTGTGATCTCCCCGATTGCTGTGGATAATGAGGGCAATGCCCTGAATATTAATGCAGATACGGTTGCCGGAGATATTGCCAAATCCCTGCAGGCCAAGAAACTCATTCTAATGACTGATGTGGCAGGACTTATGAGGGATCCTTCAGACACTACTACAAGGATTTCACGGGTACTTGCACCCCAGGTCGATGATATGATTGATGAGGGAATTATTGGTGGCGGTATGATCCCCAAAATGCGCAGTGCATCCACAAGTGTGGAAAACGGTGTAGAAAGGGTGCATATAATAAATGGAAGTGTGCCCCATTCCATCCTTCTGGAACTGTTTACAGATGGCGGGATAGGCACTATGGTATTTTAA